Proteins encoded within one genomic window of Humulus lupulus chromosome 1, drHumLupu1.1, whole genome shotgun sequence:
- the LOC133811419 gene encoding large ribosomal subunit protein eL36y-like, which yields MAPKQPNTGLFVGFNRGDVVTKKELAPRPSGRKGKTSKRVHFVRNLIREVAGFAPYEKRITELLKVGKDKRALKVTRRKLGTHKRAKKKCEEMSNVLRKMRAGGGAEKKK from the coding sequence ATGGCTCCTAAGCAGCCCAATACGGGCCTCTTTGTGGGTTTTAACAGAGGAGATGTTGTGACCAAGAAGGAATTAGCTCCAAGGCCCTCTGGCCGCAAAGGGAAAACCAGTAAGAGGGTACATTTCGTCAGAAACTTGATTAGGGAAGTCGCTGGATTTGCACCATATGAGAAGAGGATTACTGAGCTTCTGAAAGTTGGAAAGGACAAGCGTGCTCTGAAAGTGACTAGGAGGAAGCTTGGAACCCACAAGAGGGCGAAGAAGAAGTGTGAGGAGATGTCCAATGTTCTCCGCAAGATGAGAGCTGGTGGAGGTGCTgagaagaagaaatga